Proteins encoded within one genomic window of Carassius gibelio isolate Cgi1373 ecotype wild population from Czech Republic chromosome A4, carGib1.2-hapl.c, whole genome shotgun sequence:
- the LOC127969623 gene encoding peroxynitrite isomerase THAP4-like, giving the protein MSRSKLSSACCAVGCNLTSGTNALTKIKMFRFPKDKTRRQEWITAVRREAWLPSKNSRICNTHFVTGAPSVDPCHPDYVPSIFTYKNTTDGSRKLERYQRSQRRSSVVEPMDSTSLEVTQTDPEEGCTAVGTDLSMADTDQLQNENIELKRKMASLEKKLESQEKQIQNHMFVSLSDFILNDDKHTHFYTGLPSTSVFFTLLTYLTAIWNASSTILTLPEQFLVVLMKLRLGLTHQDLVFRFKNELWNCLKHLS; this is encoded by the exons atgagtagatcGAAGTTGAGCTCAGCTTGTTGTGCTGTGGGATGCAATCTGACATCTGGAACAAACgccttgacaaaaataaaaatgtttcggTTTCCTAAAGACAAGACGAGACGGCAAGAATGGATTACCGCTGTGCGAAGAGAGGCTTGGCTGCCAAGCAAGAATTCAAGGATCTGTAACACGCACTTCGTTACAG GTGCACCATCAGTGGACCCATGCCATCCTGATTATGTTCCATCAATATTCACATACAAAAACACCACTGATGGTTCACGGAAGTTGGAGCGATACCAGAGGAGTCAGAGGAGATCATCTGTGGTTGAGCCCATGGATTCAACTTCCTTAGAGGTCACACAGACTGACCCTGAAGAAGGATGCACTGCTGTGGGTACAGATCTGTCAATGGCAGATACTGACCAGCTACAGAATgaaaacattgaattaaaaagaaaaatggcttCACTGGAGAAGAAACTGGAATctcaagaaaaacaaatacaaaatcatATGTTCGTCAGTCtgtctgattttattttaaatgatgacaAGCACACTCATTTTTACACAGGTCTACCATCTACTTCTGTGTTTTTCACCCTCCTCACTTACCTGACAGCAATATGGAATGCATCATCAACAATACTTACCCTTCCCGAGCAGTTTCTTGTGGTCCTGATGAAGCTTCGTCTAGGCTTAACTCATCAAGACCTAGTTTTTCGATTTAAAAATGAGTTGTGGAATTGTCTCAAACATCTTTCATGA